The proteins below are encoded in one region of Micromonospora sp. DSM 45708:
- a CDS encoding sugar phosphate isomerase/epimerase family protein gives MFTASTPDWTPEETVGQLAAQGWDGVEWRVTDQDPARPPGFWAGNLATVPLTGLEGELTRIATITREAGLALSGLGAYVPAADHGNVERVLAAAAALGAERVRVTMPLLGSGDYRELMAGTRRDLAWIAGRAAEHGVTALVELHHGTIVASASAAMRLLDGLPPEHAGVIHDIGNLTIEGFEDPLAGFQLLGPYLAHVHVKNVAWRVTGTRDDGGPRWSAEWAPLREGQADLAAYLGALRRVGYDGWVTVEDFSTAVPLAQRTRDNLAYLRELDLRVRAEKAGR, from the coding sequence TGGACGCCGGAGGAGACGGTCGGGCAGTTGGCCGCGCAGGGCTGGGACGGTGTCGAGTGGCGGGTCACCGACCAGGATCCGGCCCGGCCGCCCGGGTTCTGGGCCGGCAACCTGGCGACCGTCCCGTTGACCGGGCTGGAGGGTGAGTTGACCCGGATCGCCACGATCACCCGCGAGGCCGGGCTGGCGCTGTCCGGGCTCGGGGCGTACGTGCCGGCGGCCGACCACGGCAACGTCGAGCGGGTGTTGGCCGCGGCCGCCGCGCTGGGCGCGGAACGGGTCCGGGTGACCATGCCGCTACTGGGCAGCGGCGACTATCGGGAGCTGATGGCCGGTACCCGCCGGGACCTGGCGTGGATCGCCGGGCGGGCGGCGGAGCACGGGGTGACCGCGCTGGTCGAGCTGCACCACGGCACCATCGTCGCCTCGGCGTCGGCGGCGATGCGGCTGCTCGACGGCCTGCCGCCGGAGCATGCCGGGGTCATCCATGACATCGGCAACCTGACCATCGAGGGGTTCGAGGATCCGCTGGCCGGTTTCCAGCTGCTCGGCCCGTACCTGGCGCACGTGCACGTGAAGAACGTCGCGTGGCGGGTGACCGGCACCCGGGACGACGGGGGACCGCGCTGGTCGGCCGAGTGGGCGCCGTTGCGGGAGGGGCAGGCCGACCTGGCGGCCTATCTCGGCGCGCTGCGCCGGGTCGGCTACGACGGGTGGGTGACGGTCGAGGACTTCTCCACCGCCGTGCCGCTGGCTCAGCGGACCCGGGACAACCTGGCCTACCTTCGGGAGTTGGACCTTCGGGTACGCGCGGAGAAAGCGGGACGCTGA
- a CDS encoding discoidin domain-containing protein — protein MQRSVSRASRTGRRRSALAAAVSGLAVFVTYALAVTTPSATATATATAAAAGCGTANVALNRPATASSVENSRLSAANAVDGSATTRWSSAFSDPQWLQVDFGASTDVCEVVLTWQTSYAKAFQIQVSPDGVGNWSSLYSTATGSGGTQTIPVSGTGRFLRVFGTTRATGYGYSIFELVVHSGSTPTTAPPTTGPPIPGGGDLGSNVIVFDPSMSSSSIQSKLDQVFATQETNQFGTQRYALLFKPGSYTGLNAQLGFYTSIAGLGQNPADVQINGDVTVDAGWMAGNATQNFWRSAENMSITPVSGRDRWAVAQAAPFRRMDVHGGMTLASPNCGWASGGYIADSRISGTVSPCSQQQWYTRDSQVGAWNGGVWNVVFSGVAGAPANTFPTPPYTVLPKTPVSREKPYLYTDSSGAYRVFVPSLRTNSSGVTWAAGNTAGSSLPLTQFYVAHPGDSAATINSALAQGLNLLFTPGVYHVGQTINVTRPDTVVLGLGFATLIADNGVTAMNVADVNGVKVAGLLFDAGTTRSPSLLQVGQSGANADHAANPISLQDVFLRVGGAGPAAVTNALVVNSNNTIIDHIWAWRADHGAGAGWTTNPSDTGLVVNGTDVTALGLFVEHFQKYNVVWNGNGGRTIFFQNELPYDPPSAAAWSHDGITGYAAYQVANSVTSHEAWGLGSYCVFTADPSIAAYHSFEVPVNPNVRFHDVLTVSLGKGSITHVINDTGDAALPSSVTPHNVISYP, from the coding sequence ATGCAACGCTCCGTCAGCAGGGCGAGCCGGACCGGCAGACGCCGGTCCGCGCTCGCCGCGGCCGTGTCTGGGCTGGCCGTGTTCGTCACCTACGCCCTCGCCGTGACCACCCCGTCCGCCACCGCCACCGCCACCGCCACCGCCGCCGCAGCCGGCTGCGGCACCGCCAATGTCGCCCTGAACCGGCCGGCCACCGCGTCGTCGGTGGAGAACAGCCGGCTGTCGGCGGCCAACGCCGTGGACGGCAGTGCCACGACCCGCTGGTCCAGCGCGTTCAGCGACCCGCAGTGGCTCCAGGTGGATTTCGGCGCCAGCACCGATGTCTGCGAGGTCGTCCTCACCTGGCAGACGTCGTACGCGAAGGCGTTCCAGATCCAGGTCTCGCCCGACGGGGTCGGCAACTGGTCGTCGCTCTACTCCACCGCCACCGGCAGCGGCGGCACGCAGACCATCCCGGTCAGCGGTACCGGCCGCTTCCTGCGGGTGTTCGGCACCACCCGGGCTACCGGCTACGGATACTCGATCTTCGAGCTGGTGGTGCACAGCGGGTCGACGCCCACCACCGCGCCGCCCACGACCGGCCCGCCCATTCCCGGTGGGGGCGACCTCGGCTCCAACGTCATCGTGTTCGACCCGTCGATGTCGTCGTCCAGCATCCAGTCGAAGCTGGACCAGGTGTTCGCCACGCAGGAGACGAATCAGTTCGGCACGCAGCGGTACGCGCTGCTGTTCAAGCCCGGCTCGTACACCGGCCTCAACGCCCAGTTGGGCTTCTACACCTCGATCGCCGGCCTCGGGCAGAACCCGGCCGACGTGCAGATCAACGGTGACGTCACCGTCGACGCGGGCTGGATGGCCGGCAACGCGACGCAGAACTTCTGGCGCTCGGCGGAGAACATGTCGATCACTCCGGTGTCGGGCCGTGACCGGTGGGCGGTGGCCCAGGCGGCGCCGTTCCGGCGGATGGACGTGCACGGCGGAATGACCCTCGCCTCGCCCAACTGCGGGTGGGCCAGCGGCGGGTACATCGCCGACAGTCGGATCAGCGGCACGGTCAGCCCGTGCTCGCAGCAGCAGTGGTACACCCGGGACAGTCAGGTCGGCGCCTGGAACGGCGGCGTCTGGAACGTGGTCTTCTCCGGTGTGGCCGGGGCGCCCGCCAACACGTTCCCGACGCCGCCCTACACCGTCCTGCCGAAGACCCCGGTCAGCCGCGAGAAGCCCTACCTGTACACGGACTCGTCGGGCGCCTACCGGGTGTTCGTCCCGTCCCTGCGTACCAACAGCTCCGGCGTCACCTGGGCAGCCGGCAACACCGCCGGCTCGTCGCTGCCGCTGACCCAGTTCTACGTCGCGCACCCGGGCGATTCGGCGGCCACCATCAACAGCGCGCTCGCGCAGGGCCTGAACCTGCTCTTCACCCCGGGGGTCTACCACGTCGGCCAGACGATCAACGTGACCCGGCCGGACACCGTCGTCCTCGGCCTGGGCTTCGCCACCCTCATCGCCGACAACGGGGTCACCGCGATGAACGTGGCCGACGTCAACGGGGTCAAGGTGGCCGGGCTGCTCTTCGACGCCGGCACCACCCGGTCGCCGTCGCTGCTCCAGGTCGGCCAGAGCGGCGCGAACGCGGACCACGCCGCCAATCCGATCTCGCTCCAGGACGTGTTCCTGCGCGTCGGCGGCGCCGGCCCGGCCGCCGTCACCAACGCCCTGGTGGTGAACAGCAACAACACGATCATCGACCACATCTGGGCCTGGCGTGCCGACCACGGCGCCGGGGCCGGGTGGACCACGAACCCGTCGGACACCGGCCTGGTCGTCAACGGCACCGACGTCACCGCGCTCGGCCTGTTCGTCGAGCACTTCCAGAAGTACAACGTGGTCTGGAACGGCAATGGCGGCCGGACCATCTTCTTCCAGAACGAGCTGCCCTACGACCCTCCGAGCGCGGCAGCCTGGTCGCACGACGGCATCACCGGCTACGCCGCCTACCAGGTGGCAAACTCGGTGACCAGTCACGAGGCCTGGGGGCTCGGTAGTTACTGCGTGTTCACCGCCGACCCGTCCATCGCCGCATACCACTCCTTCGAGGTTCCGGTCAATCCCAACGTCAGGTTCCACGACGTGCTGACGGTGTCCCTGGGCAAGGGTTCGATCACCCACGTCATCAACGACACCGGTGACGCGGCCCTGCCGTCCTCCGTGACCCCGCACAACGTGATCAGCTACCCGTGA
- a CDS encoding DUF1996 domain-containing protein has product MVSAAVGGNGTAFAADEPPFAQYQEAHANCDVNHRLSDDPIVFPGLPGASHNHTFIGNPTTSANSTPQSLVGGATSCQDTLDASGYWFPTLSQNGTPVPNSIVTVYYKAGVKDYRTVKPFPAGFKLLVGDVKTPDAAHFGGSWSCTGYKGNDWPASCPSGSSLVVRLKAPSCWDGVHLDVPDHRSHMAWPVSGVCPADHPVPLPMLEIKLPYKLAGTSTAGLAYSSGASYSFHYDFMNGWNAARQAYVVAYCINGGRQCNGYGEDPNKP; this is encoded by the coding sequence GTGGTAAGCGCCGCGGTCGGTGGAAACGGCACGGCGTTCGCGGCGGACGAACCGCCCTTCGCGCAGTATCAGGAGGCGCACGCCAACTGCGACGTCAACCACCGGCTCAGCGACGACCCGATCGTCTTCCCCGGTCTGCCCGGCGCGTCGCACAACCACACGTTCATCGGCAACCCCACCACCAGCGCCAACTCCACCCCGCAGTCGCTGGTCGGTGGTGCCACATCCTGTCAGGACACCCTCGACGCGTCCGGTTACTGGTTCCCGACGCTGTCGCAGAACGGCACGCCGGTGCCGAACAGCATCGTCACCGTGTACTACAAGGCCGGGGTGAAGGACTACCGCACGGTCAAGCCGTTCCCGGCCGGGTTCAAGCTGCTCGTGGGGGACGTGAAGACGCCGGACGCGGCGCACTTCGGGGGCAGTTGGTCGTGCACCGGCTACAAGGGCAACGACTGGCCGGCCTCCTGCCCCTCCGGGTCGTCCCTGGTCGTGCGCCTCAAGGCACCGAGTTGCTGGGACGGCGTGCACCTGGACGTGCCCGACCACAGGTCGCACATGGCCTGGCCGGTGAGCGGGGTCTGCCCGGCCGACCACCCCGTCCCGCTGCCGATGCTGGAGATCAAGCTCCCGTACAAGCTGGCGGGCACCAGCACCGCCGGCCTGGCATATTCCTCGGGGGCCAGCTACTCATTCCACTACGACTTCATGAACGGGTGGAATGCGGCCCGCCAGGCCTATGTCGTGGCCTACTGCATCAATGGGGGTCGGCAGTGCAACGGTTACGGTGAGGACCCTAATAAGCCGTAG
- a CDS encoding DUF1996 domain-containing protein, whose translation MRLRTTVLAVALVAMLGGYLVATGIRADAADPLLSQGRPATASTTENGGTPAANAVDGDNGTRWGSAFSDPQWLRVDLGATATVSRVVLRWEAAFARAFTVQTSADGTAWTTVYSTTTGPGGVQDLAVSGSGRYVRVNATQRATQYGVSLWEFQVYGTGGAPPSTRPPGDVVRVAEFLADCPFSHRLPDDPIVFPGLPGASHMHSFFGSRVTNAYTTVNDLLNANSNCNPSVDTSSYWIPTFYVDNQPVEPSIATFYYLGEGVRPDVTARIQPLPLGLRIVAGNAKATAPEQSIARWSCLHHGEVPPSKNFVSCPAGSMIESYLDFPQCWDGVNLDSANHQSHMAYPVNNDCPASHPVPVPKLRQVIRYPVNGDPARFRLASGAGYTMHGDFFNAWPVAEMERRVRDCIRPIIKCGVSGTP comes from the coding sequence GTGCGGCTGCGTACCACCGTGCTCGCCGTGGCGCTCGTCGCCATGCTCGGCGGCTACCTGGTCGCCACCGGCATCCGGGCCGACGCCGCCGACCCCCTGCTGTCCCAGGGCAGACCGGCGACGGCGTCCACCACCGAGAACGGCGGCACGCCGGCCGCCAACGCCGTCGACGGCGACAACGGCACCCGCTGGGGCAGCGCGTTCAGCGATCCGCAGTGGCTGCGGGTCGACCTCGGCGCCACCGCGACCGTCAGCCGGGTGGTGCTGCGCTGGGAGGCCGCCTTCGCGCGGGCCTTCACGGTGCAGACCTCGGCCGACGGCACCGCCTGGACGACCGTCTACAGCACCACGACCGGCCCCGGCGGCGTACAGGATCTCGCCGTCTCCGGCAGCGGCCGGTACGTCCGGGTCAACGCGACCCAGCGGGCCACCCAGTACGGCGTGTCGCTGTGGGAGTTTCAGGTCTACGGCACGGGTGGCGCTCCGCCGTCGACCAGGCCGCCCGGCGACGTCGTCCGGGTCGCCGAGTTCCTCGCCGACTGTCCGTTCAGCCACCGGCTGCCGGACGACCCGATCGTCTTTCCGGGCCTGCCCGGCGCCTCGCACATGCACAGCTTCTTCGGCAGCAGGGTGACGAACGCCTACACCACCGTGAACGACCTGCTCAACGCCAACAGCAACTGCAATCCCTCGGTGGACACCTCGTCCTACTGGATCCCGACCTTCTATGTCGACAACCAGCCGGTCGAGCCGTCGATCGCCACGTTCTACTATCTCGGCGAGGGCGTCCGCCCGGACGTGACAGCGCGGATCCAGCCGCTGCCGCTGGGTCTGCGCATCGTCGCCGGGAACGCCAAGGCGACCGCGCCGGAGCAGAGCATCGCCCGGTGGTCCTGCCTGCACCATGGCGAGGTACCCCCGTCGAAGAACTTCGTCAGTTGTCCGGCCGGCAGCATGATCGAGTCGTACCTGGACTTCCCGCAGTGCTGGGACGGGGTGAACCTGGACTCGGCCAACCACCAGAGCCACATGGCGTACCCGGTGAACAACGACTGCCCGGCCAGCCACCCTGTGCCCGTGCCCAAGCTGCGCCAGGTGATCCGGTACCCGGTCAACGGGGACCCCGCCCGCTTCCGGCTCGCCTCCGGTGCCGGCTACACGATGCACGGCGACTTCTTCAACGCCTGGCCGGTGGCGGAGATGGAGCGCCGGGTACGGGACTGCATCCGCCCGATCATCAAGTGCGGCGTCAGCGGGACGCCGTGA
- a CDS encoding DUF305 domain-containing protein, whose translation MIPMNEQVLKALDLVPGQTTDERIRDLAGRIAAGRRAELDDLRRLRGSAGLSAVNQHEGHDLPGMVVPADLVVLRSLRDAAFDRAVRETLREHVEQGARLADAEQTNGGDPETRRLAERMRQTRATERGWLRRTTATP comes from the coding sequence ATGATCCCGATGAATGAACAGGTGCTCAAGGCGCTCGACCTCGTACCCGGGCAGACCACCGACGAGCGGATCCGGGACCTGGCCGGGCGGATCGCGGCGGGCCGACGCGCGGAACTCGACGACCTGAGGCGGCTGCGGGGCAGCGCGGGGCTCTCGGCGGTCAACCAGCACGAGGGGCATGACCTGCCCGGCATGGTGGTCCCGGCCGACCTCGTCGTGCTGCGCTCACTGCGCGACGCGGCGTTCGACCGCGCCGTGCGGGAGACCCTGCGTGAGCACGTGGAGCAGGGCGCGCGGCTCGCGGACGCCGAACAGACCAACGGGGGCGATCCGGAGACCCGGCGGCTCGCGGAGCGGATGCGGCAGACCCGGGCCACCGAACGCGGCTGGCTCAGGCGGACGACCGCCACGCCGTGA
- a CDS encoding AfsR/SARP family transcriptional regulator — MVTFRLLGPVAAWDHDQQIDLGRPKQRTVLAALLVSAGVAVSTETLVDRVWDDSPPAQSRKALHAHVSRLRGLLGRVGGPDGNRPRLVRRSGGYAIDVDPASVDLHHAARLVQQARDPRTDDRHRVSLLRTAVDLWRDEPLAGISGRWVEQTRHVLRQQHIDTVVAWAQTELRLGNGTALVTPLTHLTGEYPLTEPLVAALMRALHTAGRSAQAIDVYTAARLRLAEELGADPGRELQDLHLAILRGDPAATPDAEPAGVPVDPHLVVPAQLPADVPGFTGRDDALAALDDTGARVVTITGAPGIGKTALAVHWAHRVAGRFRDGVLFLNLRGFDPTGNAVDPIEALGTLLAGLGVPARRMPDGLAARSALYRSTTSDRHLLVVLDNARNAEQVRPLLPAAPGCRTVVNSRDDLAGLVVADGAHPVTLAPLDASAAESLLAGKVGRDRLERESDAASRILDHCAGLPLALAIAAARTAITPTWSLTDLAGQLVAGDAGLDGFAGRDPRTDLRSVFSWSYLALEPFTRTMFRLSAVHHGPDLTVPVAASLTGAAPDAARRALGELCAARLADEHRPGRYHTHDLLRAYAAELLRVHDSVEAHSAAVGRLLNHYLSTAHTATGILDPLPALLPTPPPAPDVARVAIGDRKQALSWFRDEHAALAATARQAAALDLPVEAWQLSWHVAGYYEAQGWRGQWLDLQHDALRLTERIGDPTVTAHTHQNLAAAYAAQRRIAEADRHFARALDLFTRTGDRHGQARVHSGLGVLASHRGLLERAVEHTDQAHRLYTDVGDRVGLARTHNNLAALHIELRQYHTALRHCRLALRLHQGLGDRAGQAYLFDSLGTLFHRLGRYRAAVTCLEAAVEASEENGVLLSLAYALDHLGDVHRALADHPRARLHWQKARDLFETFAGHDTGAIRDKLDRLDNWAVEPSGVWRSGASTDTA, encoded by the coding sequence ATGGTCACCTTTCGCCTGCTGGGGCCGGTGGCGGCCTGGGATCACGACCAACAAATCGATCTTGGTCGGCCGAAACAGCGCACGGTGCTCGCCGCCCTGCTCGTCAGCGCCGGCGTCGCCGTCAGCACCGAGACCCTGGTGGACCGGGTCTGGGACGACAGCCCACCGGCGCAGTCCCGAAAAGCGCTTCACGCCCACGTCTCCCGCCTGCGCGGCCTGCTCGGCAGGGTCGGCGGCCCGGACGGGAACCGGCCCCGGCTGGTCCGGCGATCCGGTGGCTACGCGATCGACGTGGACCCGGCCAGCGTCGACCTGCATCACGCCGCGCGGCTGGTCCAACAGGCCCGTGACCCCCGTACCGACGACCGGCACCGGGTGTCGTTGCTGCGGACGGCGGTCGACCTGTGGCGAGACGAGCCACTGGCCGGCATCTCCGGCCGGTGGGTCGAGCAGACCCGGCACGTCCTGCGCCAACAGCACATCGACACGGTCGTGGCATGGGCGCAGACCGAGCTGCGGCTGGGCAACGGTACGGCCCTCGTCACGCCACTCACCCACCTCACCGGCGAGTACCCGCTGACCGAACCGCTCGTCGCGGCTCTGATGCGAGCGCTGCACACGGCCGGCCGAAGCGCCCAGGCCATCGACGTCTACACCGCTGCCCGACTCCGGCTCGCCGAGGAGTTGGGGGCCGACCCGGGCCGGGAGCTCCAGGACCTGCACCTGGCGATCCTCCGCGGCGACCCGGCGGCGACCCCCGACGCCGAGCCAGCGGGCGTACCGGTCGACCCGCACCTGGTCGTTCCGGCCCAACTGCCCGCGGACGTGCCGGGCTTCACCGGACGAGACGACGCACTGGCCGCGCTGGACGACACCGGCGCCCGGGTTGTCACCATCACCGGAGCTCCCGGCATCGGCAAGACCGCACTCGCTGTCCACTGGGCACACCGGGTGGCGGGCCGGTTCCGGGACGGCGTCCTCTTCCTGAACCTGCGCGGCTTCGACCCGACCGGCAACGCCGTCGACCCGATCGAGGCACTCGGCACCCTGCTGGCGGGGCTCGGGGTGCCGGCCAGACGGATGCCCGACGGGCTCGCCGCCCGGTCGGCGCTGTACCGCTCCACGACCAGCGACAGACACCTGCTCGTCGTGCTGGACAACGCGCGCAACGCGGAGCAGGTCCGCCCGCTGCTGCCGGCCGCACCGGGCTGCCGAACGGTGGTGAACAGCCGCGACGATCTCGCCGGACTGGTCGTCGCGGACGGCGCCCATCCGGTCACGCTGGCACCGCTCGATGCGTCCGCCGCCGAGAGCCTGCTGGCCGGCAAGGTCGGCCGGGACCGGCTCGAACGCGAAAGCGACGCGGCCAGCCGCATTCTCGATCACTGCGCCGGCCTGCCGCTGGCGCTGGCCATCGCCGCCGCTCGGACCGCCATCACGCCGACCTGGAGCCTGACCGACCTGGCGGGCCAGTTGGTCGCTGGTGACGCCGGACTTGACGGGTTCGCCGGCCGCGACCCCCGCACCGACCTGCGATCCGTGTTCTCCTGGTCCTACCTGGCGTTGGAGCCTTTCACCCGGACGATGTTCCGGTTGTCCGCCGTGCACCACGGGCCGGACCTCACCGTGCCGGTCGCGGCCAGCCTCACCGGAGCCGCGCCCGACGCCGCCCGCCGGGCCCTCGGCGAACTGTGCGCGGCCCGGCTCGCCGACGAACACCGGCCCGGTCGGTACCACACTCACGACCTGCTCCGCGCCTACGCCGCCGAACTCCTCCGCGTGCACGACTCAGTCGAGGCGCATTCCGCGGCGGTCGGCCGGTTGCTCAACCACTACCTCAGCACCGCGCACACCGCCACGGGCATCCTCGACCCGCTCCCTGCCCTGCTGCCGACGCCGCCCCCGGCACCGGACGTGGCACGGGTCGCCATCGGCGACCGAAAACAGGCCCTCTCCTGGTTCCGCGACGAACACGCGGCGTTGGCCGCCACCGCCCGGCAAGCCGCCGCACTCGACCTGCCCGTCGAGGCATGGCAGCTCAGCTGGCATGTCGCCGGCTACTACGAAGCCCAGGGGTGGCGGGGCCAGTGGCTCGACCTCCAGCATGACGCGCTGCGGCTCACCGAACGCATCGGCGATCCCACCGTCACCGCACACACCCACCAGAACCTCGCCGCCGCCTACGCGGCCCAACGCCGAATCGCCGAAGCCGACCGGCACTTCGCCCGCGCCCTCGACCTGTTCACCCGAACCGGTGACCGGCACGGCCAGGCCCGCGTCCACAGCGGCCTGGGGGTACTGGCCAGCCACCGCGGCCTGCTTGAGCGAGCCGTCGAGCACACCGACCAGGCCCACCGGCTCTACACCGACGTCGGTGACCGGGTCGGCCTCGCCCGTACCCACAACAACCTCGCTGCCCTGCACATCGAGCTGCGGCAGTACCACACCGCGCTGCGGCACTGCCGCCTCGCGCTCCGACTGCACCAGGGGCTCGGTGATCGCGCCGGCCAGGCGTACCTGTTCGACAGCCTCGGCACCCTGTTTCACCGGCTCGGCCGGTACCGCGCCGCCGTCACCTGCCTCGAAGCCGCTGTCGAGGCCAGTGAGGAGAACGGCGTCCTGCTGTCCCTGGCGTACGCCCTCGACCATCTCGGTGACGTGCACCGGGCCCTCGCCGACCACCCTCGCGCTCGCCTGCACTGGCAGAAGGCCCGCGACCTCTTCGAGACGTTCGCCGGGCATGACACCGGTGCCATTAGGGACAAGCTCGATCGGCTGGACAACTGGGCGGTCGAACCGAGCGGTGTCTGGCGATCCGGCGCGAGCACCGACACGGCATAA
- a CDS encoding PLL family lectin — protein MAGAALMAVAMMVAGLVVAPHPAYAGDWGAVVTETNKDNRKEQFWVGGDGAVWHRWESSPGSGYNSGDWSLGGVLSSGVGVSHNQDGRLEIFGRAAGGDLNHKWQLTPGGDWSGWASLGGQLKAYTGVYADYFSTNGGTLRVKVTGVDNLLHYKWQDKPNCCWRDYWQ, from the coding sequence ATGGCGGGCGCGGCCCTGATGGCGGTCGCGATGATGGTGGCCGGGCTCGTCGTGGCACCGCACCCCGCCTACGCGGGTGACTGGGGAGCGGTGGTGACGGAAACGAACAAGGACAATCGGAAGGAACAGTTCTGGGTCGGCGGCGACGGTGCTGTCTGGCACCGCTGGGAGTCGAGCCCCGGCTCGGGGTACAACAGCGGGGACTGGAGCCTCGGCGGTGTGCTCTCCAGTGGTGTCGGGGTCAGCCACAACCAGGACGGCCGCCTGGAGATCTTCGGCCGGGCGGCCGGTGGCGACCTGAACCACAAGTGGCAGCTCACGCCGGGCGGCGACTGGAGTGGCTGGGCGTCGCTGGGCGGCCAACTGAAGGCGTACACGGGGGTGTACGCGGACTACTTCTCCACCAACGGCGGCACGCTGCGGGTGAAGGTGACCGGCGTCGACAACCTCCTGCACTACAAGTGGCAGGACAAGCCGAACTGCTGCTGGCGGGACTACTGGCAGTAG